The proteins below are encoded in one region of Terriglobia bacterium:
- a CDS encoding ABC transporter ATP-binding protein encodes MVKLQIDHLTKHYWLEREDREVLALSDVSFSVEDGEFMAIVGPSGCGKTSMMNIVAGLLPYEEGNVAIDGKRVDGPGIDRAVVFQHASLLPWRTIAGNVRYGMELQRRFDENAMQERTEYFIKLVGLSGFERHYPSELSGGMQQRVNLARALAADPVVLLMDEPFAALDAQTREFMQSELLKIWSKARKTVLFITHQINEAIYLADRVVVMSARPGRVKDVFDVPFARPRNLSLKRDPRFLELEDSVWKLIEEESDRLGMAAAI; translated from the coding sequence ATGGTTAAGCTACAGATCGATCACCTCACGAAACACTACTGGCTGGAGCGCGAAGATCGCGAGGTCCTTGCGCTATCCGATGTGTCTTTCTCGGTGGAAGACGGCGAGTTCATGGCGATTGTCGGGCCGAGCGGCTGCGGCAAGACGTCGATGATGAACATCGTTGCCGGGTTGCTTCCTTATGAAGAAGGCAATGTCGCCATCGACGGGAAACGCGTGGATGGTCCGGGGATTGACCGGGCGGTGGTTTTTCAGCACGCCAGCCTGCTGCCGTGGCGCACGATCGCCGGCAATGTGCGATACGGCATGGAGCTTCAGCGGCGTTTCGACGAAAACGCCATGCAGGAGCGCACCGAATACTTCATCAAGCTGGTCGGACTTTCAGGATTCGAACGGCACTATCCTTCGGAACTCTCCGGCGGAATGCAGCAGCGCGTGAATCTGGCGAGAGCTCTTGCGGCCGATCCTGTGGTTCTGCTGATGGACGAGCCGTTCGCCGCGCTCGATGCGCAGACCCGCGAGTTCATGCAGTCCGAACTCTTGAAGATCTGGTCGAAAGCCAGGAAAACGGTTCTCTTCATTACGCATCAGATCAACGAGGCCATCTACCTCGCCGACCGCGTCGTGGTCATGAGCGCGCGCCCCGGCCGGGTTAAAGATGTTTTCGACGTGCCGTTTGCGCGCCCGCGAAATCTGAGCCTGAAGCGCGACCCGAGATTCCTGGAGCTGGAGGATTCCGTCTGGAAACTGATTGAGGAAGAATCGGATCGTCTCGGAATGGCGGCCGCGATATGA
- a CDS encoding ABC transporter permease, whose translation MKTETTLARPHVEKSEPSGRPRQTFYQQHEGAILGGTAVLLAIGIWQAIWSYTTWISPLFFSGPSAIAKAFWIALTKGTLLADLAFSGKNFAIGFSCALVSGVVLGVMIGWYRRFRLIADPFVNALYAAPRIALMPLIIIWFGIGMWSKVFIVFLSAFFPILINTVAGIRNMDRDLLRAARAFCASDWQIFKTLAIPGAVPFILTGVRQGVAVGLIGVVVGEMLGSSEGIGFMVAYGGQTFQTDTLFVGFIIIAFAGVILTSLAERLERRFSRWRPER comes from the coding sequence ATGAAAACCGAGACGACGCTCGCCCGGCCGCATGTCGAAAAATCCGAACCGTCGGGGCGCCCGCGCCAGACATTTTACCAGCAGCATGAAGGCGCGATTCTGGGCGGCACTGCGGTTCTGCTTGCGATCGGCATCTGGCAGGCGATCTGGTCGTACACCACCTGGATTTCACCGCTGTTCTTCAGCGGCCCGTCCGCGATCGCGAAGGCATTCTGGATCGCGCTGACCAAGGGAACTCTACTCGCGGATCTCGCGTTCAGCGGCAAGAATTTTGCGATCGGCTTCAGCTGCGCGCTGGTGAGCGGTGTCGTTCTGGGCGTGATGATCGGCTGGTACCGGCGTTTCCGGCTGATCGCGGATCCTTTCGTCAACGCGCTGTACGCGGCGCCGCGCATCGCGCTGATGCCTCTGATCATCATCTGGTTCGGCATCGGCATGTGGTCGAAGGTCTTCATCGTTTTTCTTTCCGCCTTCTTTCCGATCCTGATCAACACCGTGGCGGGCATCCGCAACATGGATCGCGATCTGCTCCGGGCGGCTCGCGCGTTCTGTGCATCGGATTGGCAGATTTTCAAGACCCTTGCGATCCCGGGGGCGGTGCCCTTCATTCTGACGGGCGTCCGCCAGGGTGTCGCGGTCGGCTTGATCGGTGTCGTCGTGGGCGAAATGCTCGGTTCGAGCGAAGGTATCGGCTTCATGGTCGCGTACGGCGGTCAGACGTTCCAGACCGACACATTGTTCGTCGGATTCATCATCATTGCGTTTGCCGGTGTCATTCTCACTTCTCTCGCGGAGCGGCTCGAGCGGCGGTTTTCGCGCTGGCGCCCGGAACGGTAG
- a CDS encoding protocatechuate 3,4-dioxygenase (extradiol catechol dioxygenase that catalyzes the oxidative cleavage of substituted catechols; part of the bacterial aromatic compound degradation pathway), whose translation MAEIVLGIGTSHGPLLSTPPDQWDLRAKADRANKQHFYRGKAYDFESLLNERAPGFGKEIGLETRRERFERCQRALDAVGRKFREAAPEAFVIVGNDQREIFTQDLTPAITVFRGATIENIPDHKPEVSPGLKIAEAGNCPPQGASYPGAQGLADHIINTLVADDFDPAQATALPKESARLGIPHAYGFVYHRVLGDAPPPSVPVIFNVHYEPNRPSIRRCLALGHALRRAIQSWTGHKRVALVASGGLTHFVIDEEFDQSVLSAMERGDEDALSRLPESYFRVGTAEIKNWLPVIAAMTAEGKRFHKIDYVPCYRSEAGTGNAMAFVYWE comes from the coding sequence ATGGCTGAAATCGTACTTGGCATCGGGACGTCGCACGGGCCGCTGCTGTCGACACCTCCCGACCAGTGGGATCTGCGCGCGAAAGCGGACCGCGCCAACAAGCAGCATTTCTATCGAGGAAAGGCGTACGACTTCGAGTCGCTTTTGAACGAACGGGCCCCGGGCTTCGGTAAAGAGATCGGACTGGAGACGCGCCGCGAACGCTTCGAACGCTGCCAGCGCGCGTTGGACGCCGTTGGAAGGAAGTTCAGAGAGGCCGCGCCCGAAGCCTTCGTCATTGTGGGCAATGACCAGCGCGAGATTTTCACTCAGGATCTCACGCCCGCCATTACGGTGTTTCGCGGAGCCACGATCGAGAACATTCCGGATCACAAACCCGAGGTCAGTCCCGGCCTGAAAATCGCTGAAGCGGGGAACTGCCCGCCGCAGGGGGCGTCGTATCCGGGAGCGCAGGGCCTCGCGGACCACATCATCAATACGCTGGTCGCGGATGATTTCGACCCTGCGCAGGCCACGGCACTGCCAAAGGAGAGCGCTCGTCTCGGGATTCCGCATGCCTACGGCTTCGTTTATCACCGCGTGCTTGGCGATGCTCCGCCGCCCAGCGTGCCGGTCATCTTCAATGTTCATTACGAACCGAACCGGCCGTCGATCCGCCGCTGTCTGGCGTTGGGTCATGCCTTGCGCCGGGCTATCCAAAGCTGGACCGGACACAAGCGCGTGGCGCTCGTGGCTTCCGGCGGGCTGACGCATTTTGTCATCGATGAGGAGTTCGATCAGAGCGTGCTGAGCGCGATGGAACGGGGAGACGAAGATGCGCTGTCGCGTTTGCCCGAAAGCTATTTCCGTGTCGGCACCGCGGAAATCAAAAACTGGCTGCCTGTGATTGCCGCGATGACCGCGGAAGGGAAGCGCTTCCACAAAATTGACTACGTGCCTTGCTACCGGTCCGAGGCCGGTACCGGAAACGCGATGGCATTTGTGTACTGGGAATAA
- a CDS encoding RraA family protein, translating into MDTVARLTRLDTCAVSDAMDKLGLRGAVIGIHQYSTQRKIAGRVLTVKLGIDDGRPIAHKHLSTTAIEMANPGDVIVVEQRSGMDAAAWGGNLSLGAKVRGVAGVICEGPARDIDESRQHDFPVYARDHTCTTARGRLVETATNENITVGTVLVSAGDYVIADASAVVFIRAEDIGRVLDAAEKIVEKEKLIAEAIRSGTPIGQVMGADYESMLKR; encoded by the coding sequence ATGGACACCGTTGCTCGTTTGACTCGTCTCGATACCTGCGCCGTTTCCGACGCGATGGACAAACTCGGTTTGCGCGGCGCCGTCATTGGAATTCACCAGTATTCGACTCAGCGGAAGATCGCGGGCCGCGTCCTCACGGTCAAGCTCGGCATCGATGACGGCAGGCCCATAGCGCACAAACACCTCAGCACGACGGCCATTGAGATGGCGAATCCCGGCGACGTCATTGTCGTGGAACAGCGGAGCGGAATGGATGCTGCGGCCTGGGGCGGAAATCTGTCGCTCGGCGCCAAAGTGCGGGGCGTCGCGGGAGTGATCTGCGAAGGGCCCGCGCGGGACATCGACGAGAGCCGCCAGCACGATTTTCCCGTCTATGCCCGCGATCATACGTGCACCACGGCGCGCGGCCGCCTGGTGGAGACTGCGACGAATGAGAACATCACAGTCGGAACCGTTCTCGTCAGCGCAGGTGATTATGTGATCGCCGATGCCAGCGCCGTCGTCTTCATTCGAGCGGAGGACATCGGCCGCGTTCTCGATGCCGCTGAAAAGATCGTCGAAAAGGAAAAGCTCATTGCGGAAGCGATCCGGTCCGGCACACCGATCGGGCAGGTCATGGGCGCCGATTACGAAAGCATGTTGAAGAGGTAA
- a CDS encoding RraA family protein has translation MDPNVERAAKLDTTALSDALDRLGIPGQCLNIKPLDPRFRLAGRAYTLLYGPAGIPPGTVGDFIDEVPEGSVIVIDNGGRENATVWGDILTMVAHRRKIAGTVIDGACRDTHLAREIGYSMFSRSYSMRTGKDRVQLETVNGPVNIGDARVDAGDILRGDADGVIAIPKAHENQVLTVAEEIDATEEKIRRAVLSGMTLSEARRQHKYHQLQSKT, from the coding sequence GTGGATCCAAATGTAGAACGCGCAGCGAAACTCGATACGACTGCATTAAGTGACGCGCTGGACCGTCTGGGGATTCCCGGACAATGCCTGAACATCAAGCCGCTCGATCCTCGATTCCGCCTGGCGGGCCGCGCCTACACTTTGCTGTATGGTCCTGCCGGTATACCTCCGGGTACGGTTGGCGATTTCATTGATGAGGTTCCCGAAGGCAGCGTGATTGTTATCGATAACGGCGGCCGGGAGAACGCGACCGTCTGGGGAGACATTCTGACGATGGTCGCGCATCGCAGAAAGATTGCCGGGACCGTGATCGATGGCGCCTGCCGCGACACTCATCTGGCCCGCGAAATCGGGTATTCCATGTTCAGCCGGAGCTATTCGATGCGAACCGGCAAAGACCGCGTTCAGCTCGAAACCGTCAACGGCCCTGTGAATATCGGCGACGCCCGGGTGGACGCGGGCGACATCCTTCGCGGCGACGCGGACGGAGTGATCGCCATTCCGAAAGCGCACGAAAACCAAGTCCTGACTGTTGCTGAGGAAATCGACGCGACGGAGGAAAAGATTCGTCGTGCCGTTCTCAGCGGCATGACGCTCTCGGAAGCGCGCCGGCAGCATAAATACCACCAGCTTCAAAGCAAAACATAG
- a CDS encoding sugar-binding protein: MKKALIILIPAILLAAGCGSKSQAGGDGKAGKQLKLAFVTNNSADFWTMARRGVEKADAELSDVSAEFRITSDGTAADQKRIIDDLMTKGVDGIAISLVDPQNQTALLNDVAKHALVFTQDSDAPNSERTCYVGTDNIAAGRQAGQLIKEALPDGGKIMLFVGKLDARNAQDRIQGIKDVLQDSRIKIIDTRTDDVDSVRAKSNAADTLVKYPDIKALVGLWSYNGPAILNAVKDARKTGQVKIVAFDEADETIAGIQDGSIYGTIVQQPFEFGYQAITLMTRALKGDKSFIPDNKQIIIPTMVITRSNVDGFAKRLHDLLGK, from the coding sequence ATGAAGAAGGCACTCATTATTCTGATTCCCGCAATTCTGCTGGCAGCGGGCTGCGGTTCGAAATCGCAGGCGGGCGGCGATGGCAAGGCCGGAAAGCAACTGAAACTCGCATTTGTAACGAATAACTCCGCCGACTTCTGGACGATGGCGAGGCGCGGAGTGGAAAAGGCCGATGCGGAATTGAGCGACGTCTCGGCCGAATTCCGAATCACGTCCGACGGAACAGCCGCCGACCAGAAGCGCATCATCGACGATCTCATGACGAAAGGCGTCGACGGCATCGCCATCTCCCTTGTCGATCCACAAAACCAGACCGCCCTTTTGAACGATGTTGCCAAGCACGCCCTCGTCTTTACACAGGACAGCGACGCCCCCAACAGCGAACGTACCTGCTACGTCGGCACCGACAACATAGCTGCCGGCCGCCAGGCCGGACAACTCATCAAAGAAGCGCTGCCGGACGGCGGAAAGATCATGCTCTTTGTCGGAAAGCTCGACGCGCGAAACGCGCAAGATCGCATTCAGGGCATCAAAGACGTGTTGCAGGATTCCAGAATTAAAATCATCGATACGCGGACCGACGACGTCGACAGCGTGCGCGCAAAATCCAACGCGGCCGATACCCTGGTGAAATATCCCGATATCAAAGCCCTCGTCGGGCTCTGGAGTTACAACGGTCCCGCCATCCTGAACGCGGTCAAAGACGCCAGAAAGACCGGCCAGGTCAAAATCGTTGCGTTCGACGAAGCGGATGAAACGATCGCGGGAATTCAGGATGGCTCCATATACGGAACCATCGTGCAGCAGCCGTTCGAGTTCGGCTATCAAGCCATCACGCTGATGACCCGGGCGCTCAAGGGTGACAAGTCGTTCATTCCCGACAATAAGCAGATCATCATCCCGACGATGGTCATCACCAGAAGCAACGTCGACGGCTTCGCCAAACGCCTCCACGATTTGCTCGGCAAGTAG
- a CDS encoding galactokinase family protein yields MNLEQFIDIAKSAGFFERGRDVFVARAPGRLDVMGGIADYSGSLVLQQPIAEATFAAAQPMGGKQLEVVSLGDPVRRCVIKLEPIEYAEARERFAGSPNDGWKAYVAGIFLVLMRECGVSLNGGAKVLISSNVPEAKGVASSAALEVAVMQAVRGAFGIDLPPHRMALLCQMAENLVAGAPCGVMDQMTSACGEEDSLLALLCQPADLQPPVKVSSGIRFWGLDSGERHAVSGSDYGSVRCGAFMGFRIIACDDAANGYLANISVEEFERGHRQRLPEEISGEEFLRRYGGTADRITTVEPSRVYKVRHPAAHPVYEHARVREFRELLLAPPDHAIFGRLGALMFQSHNSYRACGLGSKGTDLLVDLVRAAGPAAGLYGARITGGGCGGTVAVIGEKDSEQAIQEIVEQYRSATGYRPYVFSGSSPGASRFGVARLQL; encoded by the coding sequence GTGAATCTCGAGCAATTTATAGACATCGCGAAATCCGCCGGTTTCTTCGAGCGAGGCCGGGACGTCTTTGTTGCGCGGGCGCCCGGACGTCTCGATGTCATGGGGGGCATCGCGGACTATTCCGGGTCTCTCGTGCTGCAGCAGCCTATCGCGGAGGCGACGTTTGCGGCGGCGCAACCAATGGGCGGGAAGCAACTGGAAGTCGTCAGTCTGGGTGATCCGGTCCGCAGATGCGTCATAAAACTGGAGCCGATCGAATATGCGGAGGCGCGAGAGCGATTTGCCGGCTCTCCCAACGATGGATGGAAGGCATACGTCGCCGGCATTTTCCTGGTCCTCATGCGGGAGTGCGGCGTCTCACTCAATGGCGGCGCAAAAGTTCTGATCTCCTCGAACGTACCGGAAGCGAAAGGCGTCGCGTCCTCGGCCGCGCTCGAAGTTGCCGTGATGCAAGCCGTTCGCGGCGCATTCGGCATCGACCTGCCGCCACACCGAATGGCGTTGCTTTGTCAGATGGCGGAGAATCTGGTTGCCGGTGCGCCATGCGGCGTGATGGATCAGATGACGTCGGCCTGCGGCGAAGAAGACTCGCTGCTGGCGCTCCTCTGCCAGCCCGCAGACCTTCAGCCGCCGGTGAAAGTTTCGAGTGGGATTCGATTCTGGGGCCTGGACTCCGGCGAGCGTCACGCCGTCAGCGGTTCCGACTATGGCTCCGTGCGTTGCGGTGCTTTTATGGGTTTTCGCATCATCGCGTGTGATGACGCTGCAAATGGATATCTAGCCAATATCTCCGTCGAGGAATTCGAACGTGGACACCGTCAACGTCTGCCCGAAGAGATTTCCGGCGAAGAGTTTCTGAGGCGATATGGCGGCACGGCGGACCGCATTACGACAGTGGAGCCTTCGAGAGTTTATAAGGTCCGGCATCCGGCAGCACACCCTGTATATGAGCATGCCCGCGTTCGAGAATTCCGCGAACTGCTGCTTGCCCCGCCGGATCACGCAATATTCGGCCGGCTGGGTGCATTGATGTTCCAATCGCACAACAGCTATCGCGCGTGCGGACTCGGTTCAAAAGGCACGGACTTGCTTGTCGACCTCGTCCGCGCGGCTGGCCCGGCGGCCGGACTCTATGGAGCCCGAATTACCGGCGGCGGTTGCGGAGGAACGGTGGCGGTGATCGGAGAGAAAGATTCGGAACAGGCGATTCAAGAGATCGTGGAACAATACAGGTCGGCGACGGGCTACCGGCCCTACGTTTTTTCGGGATCTTCGCCCGGTGCATCGCGGTTTGGCGTTGCCCGCCTGCAGCTATAA